The window CCTCGCGCGCCACGCGCGTCACCTCGGCCGCGAACGACGACAGCTGGTCCACCATCGTGTTCACCGTCCGCGCGGTGCGGAGGAATTCGCCTTCGAGCGGGCGCCCCTCCTTTTCGAGCGCCATGCTCTGGGAGAGGTCGCCCTTCGCGACGGCGCCGATCACGCGGGCCGTTTCCGTCGTCGGGTGGACGAGGTCGCCGATCAGGTTGTTGACGCATTCGAGAGAAGCGTTCCACGAGCCGCGGGCGTCGGGGAGGGCCGCTCGCTGGTGGAGGCGCCCCTCCTTTCCGACGACGCGCGCCACCCGCTCGAGCTCGCGCGCGAGCCGCTCGTTCATCTCGACCACTTCGTTGAAGACCTCGGCGATCTTCAGATCTTCGCCCCCGCCCGCCTCGGACAGCCGGACGGAGAAGTCGCCCCGGCGGAAACTCGTCAGGGCCGCGAGAAGGGTGCGGCCGTCGAGTTTGCCGGACCCCTCGCCGTTCCCGTTTCCCTTTCCCCGGGACTCTTCGGGAACCTCGGCCGCGAGCTTCCGCAAAGCCTGCTTGCCGATCGAACCGCCGTTCTGGCGGGTGGACGAACGCCCGTCGCTCCCCGTTCTCATAGGCTCACTCTTCCTCCGTTGGGATGGTCATGCCGATCGCGTATTTCGATTCGGCCGCATCATTGCAAAAATCGTACCTCCGGACCCGTTCGAAGTTCCCGGAACGGCCATTGCATACAGAGAGATACCGGAGGTCACACATGAAGAATTCGCAAGTGGCAGAGAAACCGAGAGTTCTTTCCGCCTCGACGCTTTCGGGCGACCCGGTCCGAAACAACCGGGGGGACGATCTCGGGAAGATTGAAGACCTGATGATCGATCTCGAGAACGGCCAGGTGGCGTATGCGGTCCTTTCCTTCGGCGGGGTCTTCGGAATCGGCGACAAGCTGTTCGCGGTTCCCTGGAAGGCCATGACCGTCGACACGGACCGCCACTGCTTCCTGCTCGACGTCCCGAAGGAACGCCTCAAGGACGCTCCGGGATTCGACAAGGACAACTGGCCCGACATCACCGACACCGCCTGGAGCACTCAGGTCAACTCGTTCTACGGCACCAAACCTTACCGGGAAAATCGCTTTTAGCACGAACGGTACGCCGTCGAACCGGAAAAGCGCCTTCGGGCGCTTTTCTCTTGGGTG is drawn from Thermoanaerobaculia bacterium and contains these coding sequences:
- a CDS encoding HAMP domain-containing protein, which produces MRTGSDGRSSTRQNGGSIGKQALRKLAAEVPEESRGKGNGNGEGSGKLDGRTLLAALTSFRRGDFSVRLSEAGGGEDLKIAEVFNEVVEMNERLARELERVARVVGKEGRLHQRAALPDARGSWNASLECVNNLIGDLVHPTTETARVIGAVAKGDLSQSMALEKEGRPLEGEFLRTARTVNTMVDQLSSFAAEVTRVARE
- a CDS encoding PRC-barrel domain-containing protein, coding for MAEKPRVLSASTLSGDPVRNNRGDDLGKIEDLMIDLENGQVAYAVLSFGGVFGIGDKLFAVPWKAMTVDTDRHCFLLDVPKERLKDAPGFDKDNWPDITDTAWSTQVNSFYGTKPYRENRF